A part of Paenibacillus sp. 481 genomic DNA contains:
- a CDS encoding ABC transporter ATP-binding protein — MTVLRTEQLSKVYGTRGKMIYTALKDINLQVEEGEFVGIMGPSGSGKTTLLNMLATIDKPTSGKIYVNGTDPTTLHNRNLAQFRRRELGFVFQDFNLLDTLSVKENIILPLALDGISAKEIERRLQETAKWLGIESILDKRTYEISGGQKQRTAIARAVIHQPSLLLADELTGNLDSKSAKDVMTALEELNEKQNRTILMVTHDPFAASYCRRILFIKDGRLFSEIRRGANRQTFFQHILDSLSLLGGNFDDVPTARYK; from the coding sequence ATGACCGTATTGAGAACGGAGCAATTGTCGAAGGTGTACGGTACGAGAGGGAAAATGATATACACGGCTTTAAAAGATATTAACTTACAAGTAGAAGAAGGGGAGTTTGTCGGCATTATGGGACCGTCAGGCAGTGGGAAAACGACGCTGCTTAACATGTTGGCGACCATTGACAAACCGACCTCCGGCAAAATATATGTGAACGGAACCGATCCCACGACCCTTCATAATCGTAACTTGGCGCAATTTCGCCGCCGCGAGTTAGGGTTTGTCTTTCAAGATTTCAATCTACTGGACACGTTAAGTGTGAAGGAGAACATTATTTTGCCGCTTGCCTTGGACGGAATTTCAGCCAAAGAAATTGAGCGTCGTCTGCAAGAGACAGCAAAGTGGCTTGGGATCGAGAGCATTTTAGACAAGCGAACGTATGAAATTTCGGGTGGACAGAAGCAGCGAACTGCCATTGCTCGCGCGGTCATTCATCAGCCCTCCTTGCTATTAGCTGATGAGTTGACGGGGAATTTAGATTCCAAGTCGGCTAAGGATGTGATGACGGCGTTAGAGGAGTTAAATGAAAAGCAGAATCGTACTATTTTAATGGTCACTCATGATCCATTTGCGGCTAGTTATTGCAGACGTATTTTGTTTATTAAAGATGGGCGCTTGTTCTCAGAAATTCGTCGTGGGGCGAACCGCCAAACGTTTTTCCAACATATTTTGGATTCGCTAAGCTTATTAGGAGGAAATTTCGATGACGTCCCGACAGCTCGCTATAAGTAA
- a CDS encoding ABC transporter permease: MTSRQLAISNIKGSWHRYSAYFFSSVFAVMIFFVYAAFIYHPDVMKGNIYGGSSVRQLMLLCQWLVIIFSFFFTLYSSGAFLKSRQKEFGMLTLFGMTKFQLRKLVFYENMIISLLSIVAGIGIGTLLTKLFLMTVSRMLGLAAPMRFYIDIQAVIITVVGYLLLFMCITLYSLRKVGRAQIIDLIRAEKAPRKVPTFSWLLVILAVVSLVAGYYLAVTSTMELFIVTAIPTIGFTVLGTYFLFTQLSVSITRMMQNNKRFYYFRTNMLNVSQVAYKLRDNAQMLFNISILCAVVLTATATVYSLDQGLRKSVSEQYLFVFVMNGGKEDVPPLSPKVVEGYANEAGHAVTASLKLKYVDGVIKPDNNRVNIISVADYNRLAVHFGYPTRSVASGESFLVSRPHNESMIFFHDPSQSIKLSPNKYVVSVKGHTDTILYVKDQLEQKVIPSDSHSRATLVVTDQLAAQLYASAHSNYARMMYYMDWEDWEYAMPVINKIESTLSEDNEYNVASRTEAWNSVKQITSLTLFIGLFISLLFFLASGSVIYFKLFTDLQDDQAYFKSLTRIGLSIEEIRKVVTFQVGLVFFAPCVVGSLHTMFAMKSLSNLLNSNVLGYALTVVALFVIMQTIYFLAARRTYMKKILEVADV; the protein is encoded by the coding sequence ATGACGTCCCGACAGCTCGCTATAAGTAATATTAAGGGCAGTTGGCACCGCTATAGCGCTTATTTTTTCAGTAGTGTATTTGCGGTCATGATCTTTTTCGTATATGCGGCTTTTATTTATCATCCTGACGTGATGAAGGGGAACATTTATGGAGGAAGTAGCGTACGTCAGCTGATGCTCTTATGTCAATGGCTCGTCATCATCTTTTCGTTCTTCTTTACTCTTTACTCCAGCGGCGCATTTTTAAAATCACGCCAAAAGGAGTTTGGCATGCTCACGCTGTTTGGCATGACGAAGTTTCAACTGCGAAAGCTCGTTTTTTATGAAAATATGATTATTTCATTGTTGTCGATTGTGGCCGGTATCGGCATCGGGACCCTACTGACTAAGCTATTCCTCATGACGGTTTCACGGATGTTAGGTCTCGCAGCGCCGATGCGGTTCTATATTGATATACAGGCCGTTATCATTACGGTTGTTGGCTATTTGTTACTATTTATGTGTATTACGTTATATTCGTTGCGTAAGGTAGGACGTGCACAAATTATTGACCTGATTCGGGCAGAGAAGGCACCGAGAAAGGTGCCTACGTTTTCATGGCTGCTCGTTATCTTAGCCGTTGTATCGCTGGTAGCAGGCTATTATTTAGCAGTGACAAGCACGATGGAATTGTTTATTGTTACAGCAATCCCTACCATTGGATTTACCGTGTTAGGCACGTATTTCCTCTTTACACAGCTAAGCGTATCCATTACGCGTATGATGCAAAACAATAAGCGTTTCTATTACTTCCGCACGAATATGTTAAACGTGTCGCAAGTCGCCTACAAGCTGCGTGACAATGCGCAAATGCTATTTAACATTTCGATTTTATGTGCAGTTGTGCTTACGGCAACAGCAACCGTCTATTCTTTAGACCAAGGTTTGCGGAAGTCGGTAAGTGAGCAGTATTTGTTTGTGTTTGTGATGAACGGGGGTAAAGAAGACGTCCCTCCGCTAAGTCCTAAAGTCGTCGAGGGATATGCAAATGAAGCAGGTCATGCAGTTACAGCGAGCCTGAAGTTGAAGTATGTTGATGGCGTCATAAAACCAGACAACAATCGTGTCAACATCATCAGTGTCGCAGATTATAATCGCTTGGCTGTTCATTTTGGTTACCCGACACGTTCCGTAGCAAGTGGTGAATCGTTTTTGGTATCGAGACCACATAATGAATCTATGATCTTTTTTCATGACCCATCACAATCCATCAAGCTTAGCCCCAACAAGTACGTGGTTTCCGTAAAAGGGCATACAGATACAATTCTTTATGTTAAGGACCAATTGGAACAGAAAGTAATCCCAAGTGATAGTCATAGCCGTGCAACCCTTGTCGTCACGGACCAGTTGGCTGCGCAATTATATGCAAGTGCTCATTCGAACTATGCTCGAATGATGTATTACATGGACTGGGAAGATTGGGAATACGCCATGCCTGTCATCAACAAAATAGAAAGCACTTTGTCTGAAGATAACGAATACAATGTGGCTAGCCGGACGGAAGCTTGGAATAGTGTAAAGCAGATCACTTCGCTAACGCTGTTTATCGGCTTGTTTATTAGCTTGCTCTTCTTCCTTGCGAGTGGAAGTGTTATTTATTTCAAATTGTTTACGGATTTACAAGACGATCAAGCGTACTTTAAATCACTGACACGCATCGGACTGTCGATTGAAGAAATACGTAAAGTGGTGACGTTTCAAGTCGGCCTCGTCTTTTTTGCGCCTTGCGTCGTGGGCAGTCTGCATACGATGTTTGCGATGAAGTCCTTGAGTAACTTACTGAATTCGAATGTGCTGGGGTACGCACTGACCGTCGTAGCGCTATTCGTCATCATGCAGACGATTTACTTCTTAGCGGCACGCCGTACGTATATGAAAAAGATTTTAGAAGTGGCGGACGTGTAA
- a CDS encoding Crp/Fnr family transcriptional regulator produces the protein MIEVTKDLVKQVTKEVTHLSLFNIEIHSLEENGVTIISEQFVAYCNTSCFSDQNVERLMTIAKNRTYPEGSHLFWEGDLSDKLFLLKSGRIKMTKSTDEGKELILYMFEAGDLVGHVDPFHNMKHSFTAEVMEEAEVGLIDQKDLELLICQHCDFSIDFMKWMGIHHRLTQTKFRDLMMYGKPGALCSTLIRLSNTYGEQLEDGGLLINKKVTHTDLSNMIGATRESVNRMLSDLRKQGIIEYEHGLIIIRSLEHLQGVCHCELCPKEICRI, from the coding sequence ATGATAGAAGTAACGAAAGATTTAGTGAAACAAGTCACAAAGGAAGTTACCCACTTATCGCTATTCAATATTGAAATACACAGTTTGGAGGAGAACGGAGTGACCATCATCAGCGAACAATTCGTAGCGTATTGCAATACGTCCTGTTTCTCAGACCAGAATGTCGAGCGTCTAATGACTATAGCCAAGAATCGAACGTACCCCGAAGGGTCTCATCTTTTTTGGGAGGGCGATCTGTCAGATAAGCTGTTTTTGCTCAAAAGCGGCCGCATCAAAATGACGAAGTCAACGGATGAAGGTAAGGAATTGATTTTGTACATGTTTGAAGCAGGAGACCTTGTTGGTCATGTCGATCCTTTTCACAACATGAAGCACAGCTTTACGGCAGAAGTGATGGAAGAAGCTGAAGTCGGACTTATTGATCAAAAAGATTTGGAACTGCTTATTTGCCAACATTGTGATTTTTCAATTGATTTTATGAAATGGATGGGCATTCATCATCGGCTAACGCAAACGAAATTCCGCGACCTCATGATGTACGGCAAACCTGGAGCGCTTTGCTCGACCTTGATTCGTTTGTCCAATACGTATGGGGAACAACTGGAAGACGGCGGGCTGCTCATCAACAAAAAAGTGACGCACACCGACTTATCTAACATGATCGGGGCCACGCGCGAGAGCGTGAACCGGATGCTAAGTGACTTACGTAAGCAGGGGATTATCGAATACGAACATGGATTAATTATTATTCGTAGTTTGGAGCATTTACAAGGTGTATGTCACTGTGAACTATGCCCGAAAGAAATATGCCGCATTTAA